Genomic window (Candidatus Desulfarcum epimagneticum):
TTTTTTCCGGACCGCGCCCATCAGCTCCAGGAACGCGGCGGTCTCGTCCCCCACGGTTTTTTCCATCTCCTCTTTCAGATGCCGGGCAAAGGCCGGGCTTTTGCCGGACGTGGAGATGGAGATGATGAGGTCCCCTTTTTTGACAATGGCGGGAAGGATGAAATCGCAAAGCTCCGGCCGGTCGGCGATGTTGCAAAGGATGCCGCGCCCGGAGGCGTCGGCGTGGATTTTCCGGTTCAAATCCTCGTGGTCGGTGGCGCCCATGACCAAAAAAACGCCGTTCAGGTCCGATTCCCGGTAGGGCCGTTTTTTCAAGACAAGGAGATGGTTTTGGGCCATGTCCGCGATTTTTTCGCGCGCGTCCGGGCTCACCACCGTCACCCTTGCCCCGCATTCCAGAAGGGTGGCGGCCTTTCGCGCGCCCACGGAGCCGCCGCCGACCACCAGGCAGCGCCGGTCTTTGACATTGAGCTGAATGGGATAGTATTTCACAACTCGATCCTCATCAGGTCCCGGGCCATGATCAGGTCTCCGCCAAAGGTTTTTCGGGCCTGGCCCTCCGGGTCGGCCTGAAGGCATTCGGGATAAAAATGGGTCAAAATCAGCCGCTTGAGGCCGGCTTTTCGGGCGATCTCCCCGGCCAGGGAAGGGGTCAGGTGGCCGTCCACTTTCAGATCGTCGGGCATGGCCGATTCGCACACCAGGACATCGGCGTTTTTCGAAAGGGCCATGACGTTTTCGCTTTCGTCGGTGTCCCCGGAATAGACCAGGGATTTTCCCGCCGCGTCCGTGATTTTAAACGCCGCGCTTTCCGGCCGGTGATTTGCGGGCGCCCATTCCAGGACGAAGTCGGGAAACGCCATGCGCCGGGGCCCCGGGCCGTCGAGGTCCAGCTCCATGAGCCTGAAAAAATCAGGGTCCGGCGCCATCCAGTCTCCCCAGGCCCGCTGAAGGCGGCCGAAAAAGGTCTCAAGCCCCTTCCCGGCGATGA
Coding sequences:
- a CDS encoding Siroheme synthase; this encodes MKYYPIQLNVKDRRCLVVGGGSVGARKAATLLECGARVTVVSPDAREKIADMAQNHLLVLKKRPYRESDLNGVFLVMGATDHEDLNRKIHADASGRGILCNIADRPELCDFILPAIVKKGDLIISISTSGKSPAFARHLKEEMEKTVGDETAAFLELMGAVRKKLLSQAHEPEAHKPLFNRLISGGLPDMLRRNDIPAVNALLKEVLGEGYEWESLMTEP
- a CDS encoding Beta-lactamase domain protein, with the protein product MKKTAISILGSGTCVPSLERAACCVLAKTGESKILFDLGPGIMRRLLEDGVAIHEITHIFLSHFHPDHCAELVPFLFALKYPDFKKRSKPLSVIAGKGLETFFGRLQRAWGDWMAPDPDFFRLMELDLDGPGPRRMAFPDFVLEWAPANHRPESAAFKITDAAGKSLVYSGDTDESENVMALSKNADVLVCESAMPDDLKVDGHLTPSLAGEIARKAGLKRLILTHFYPECLQADPEGQARKTFGGDLIMARDLMRIEL